The genomic DNA CCCCACGGACGCGCTCGGCACCTGGCGGGAGGCGCACACCGCGCTCCGCGCCTTCGATCCGGTCTGGGCGGCCGAGGTGGCGCGGAAGATCACCACCGTCACGGGTGAAGTCACAAGTGCCGTCACAGGTGCGGTCACAAGCCAGGCACACTTCGTCCACTGCGCCCTGCCTACGCTCCCGCCACCTTCGAACGGCCCACAGGGCCAGTGAACTTCGATGACCTTCCTGCGCTAGGAGCGTGTGCAGTGACCTACAGCGTGATCAACGGAAACCAACTGTTCCACACCGACGAGGGGCCCACCGGGGACCGGGCGGGCGAGACCCTGCTGCTGGTGCACGGCGCGACCTGCGACTCGCACGACTGGTCGGCGCAGATCGGGGCGTTCGCCGCGCGGCACCGGGTGATCGCGCCCGACCTGCGCGGTCACGGCCGGTCGTCCGGGTTGTCGGGCGGGCAGCGTCCGCGGGAGTTCGCCGCGGACCTGGTGGAGCTGATCGACGACATCGACGCCGGTCCGGTGGTCGTCGTGGGGCACTCGCTGGGCGGGCTCGTCGGCTCCGTCCTCGCGGTCGAACACCCGTCCCTGGTACGGGCGGTGGTCACCGTGGATCCCTCCTACGGCTTCGAGGCGCAGTTCGCGCCACAGCTCGCCACGGCCTTCCGTGTCCCGGACCCGGTCGCGTCGGCCGCCGCGATCCTCGGCGGCCTGGAGAACACCGCCACGGCCGGCCCCGAGGCGGACGCCCTGCGCGTCTGGCACCGCAGGCGGATCCTCGGCATGGACCCGATGACCGTACGGGACGTCTTCCACGGCCTGTTCGACGAGAGCGCCGTCGCGCTGACCGTGCGGCCCGGTGTCGAGACGTATCTGGCGCGCCGCGCCTGCCCGGTGCTGTCGCTGTCGGCGTCGGCCTCGCTGAAGGCCAAGGGGATCGACGGGGACTGGGAGGAGTCGCTGAGCCCGCACCCGTACAGCGCGTCGGTGGTGCTCGACGGGGTCGGTCACTGGCTGTTCCAGGAGCGGCCGGCCGAGTTCAACGCGCTGGTGCTGGGCTGGATAGACGGGCTGCCGGCCGCCTGACGGGCGGCGGGACGTCCGCACGGGGGCTGCGCACGAGGAATGACGACGGGGACTGCGCACGAGGGATGGCTACGACGGTGACGATGCGGTTCGCGGTCCTGGGACCGGTACGCGTGTGGCGCGACGGCGGGGAGGTGCCGCTCGGCGCGGCCCAGCAACGCCTGCTGCTGGCCCTGCTGATGGCGCACGCGGGGCGTCCGGTGGCCATGGAGGAGATGCAGCTCGCGCTGTGGGGCGAGGCGCCGCCGGGCTCGCCCGCCAACGCGGTGTACCGGCACGTCGGTGTGGTGCGGCGGTTGCTGGAGCCGGAGTTGCCGATGCGGGCGACGGGGCGGTGGCTGGTCCGGGACGCGGGCGGTTACCGGTTGAACGCCTCGCCCGAGACCCTGGACGTGCTGCGGTTCCGGGAGTTGGTGCGGCGGGCGAGGGAGGCCGGGGGTGCCGAGGCCGCCGTACCGCTCTATCTGGAGGCGTTGAATCTGCGTACCGGGACGGTCGCCACCGGAGTCCCCGTGGAGGCGCGTTCGCACCCCGCGTTCAACGCCCTGGAACGCGAGCATCTGGGGGTGGTCAAGGAGGCCGCCGACGCGGGGGCGGGGGCGGTCGGGCAGTTGCTCGCCGTGCTGCACCGGGCCGCGGCCGAGCATCCGCTGGACGAGCTGCTCCAGGCTCACCTCGTGCGCGCCCTGGCGGCCACCGGGCAGCGGGCGGCGGCCCTCGACACCTGGCAGCGGGTACGGACCGTGCTCGCCTCCGAGTTGGGCGTCGAGCCCGGGTCCGAACTGCGGGCCGTGCAGAAGGAGGTGCTGCGCGAGGGTGCCCCGGCGAAGCCCGCGGCTCCGGGCTCTTCGGCGCCCACGGGCGCGAAGCCCGCCAGGCTGTCCGTGGTGCCCGACGCACCGGCGCGGCGCCCGGCGCCCGATCCCTTCGTGCGACCGACGCAACTGCCTTCGGAACTCGGTGCCTTCACCGGCCGGCGGGCGGAACTCGCCCAGTTGGCGGAGCTGTCGGCGAAGGAGGCGCCGGGGATGCGGATCGCCGCGATCAGTGGCATGGGCGGCATCGGCAAGACCACGCTGGCCGTCCGCTGGGCGCACCGCGTCGCCCACCGCTTCCCGGACGGGCAGTTGTACGTCAACCTGCGCGGCTTCGACCCCGGCGGGGCGGCGACGGACCCCGGCGAGGCGCTGCGCGGCTTCCTGGAGGCGCTCGGGGTGCCGCCGCAGCGGATGCCGACCGGGACGGACGCCCAGACCGGGCTCTACCGCAGCCTGCTCGCCCGGCGCCGCGTACTGATCCTGCTGGACAACGCGCTGGACTCCGAACAGGTCCGTCCACTGCTCCCCGGCAGCCCCGGTTGCCTGGTCGTCGTCACCAGCCGGGACCGCCTCTTCGGTCTGGTCACCGCCGAGGGCGCGCATCCCCTCGCCCTGGACCGGCTCTCGCTCGCCGAGGCCCGGGAGTCCCTCGTACGCCGGCTCGGCGCCGACCGGGTCTCCGCCGAGCCGGACGCGGTGGCGGAGATCATCGCCCGGTGCGGTGGGCTGCCGCTGGCCCTGGCCGTCGTCGCCACCCGGGCGGCCACCCGTCCCGCCTTCCCGCTGGCCTCGATCGCCGCCGACCTGCGGGAGGCCCGGGACAGCCTGGACGCCTTCGCGGACCCCGACCCGGCCGGTGACGTGAGAGCGGTCCTGTCGTGGTCCTACCGCACGCTGAGCCCGGGGGCCGCGCGGCTGCTGCGGCTCCTGTCGCTCCACCCCCGTCCCGACGTCACGATGCCGGCCGCGGCGGCCGTCGCGGCCGCCGCCCCGGAGGAGACCCGCCGGCTGCTGGCCGAACTCGTCCGCGCCCACCTCCTCACGGAACACACGCCCGGCCGCTACACCTGCCACAACCTGCTGCGGACGTACGCGATGGAGCGCGCGGCGCGGGACGAGGGGCCGGCCGAGCGGGACGCGGCCGTGCGCCGTCTCCTCGACCACCACCTGCACACCGCGCACGCCGCCGGACGGCTCTACTCCCCCTGGTGGACCGCCAGTTCACTGACCGAGGCGGCGGACGGCGCCCGCCCCGAGTCCATCGCCGACGACGGGCAGGCACTGCGGTGGTACACGGCCCAGCGGAGAGTGCTGCACGCGCTCGCCGCCACTGCGGCACAGCACGGCCACGACGGCCATCTGTGGCGACTGGCCTGGACGTTGGAGCGCTTCATGGACCGGCAGGGCCACTGGCACGAGTCCGCCGCACTGCAACGCGCCGGTCTCGACGCGGCGGTACGCGACGGCCACCGCACCGCGCAGGCACATCTGCACCGCGGCCTGGCCCGTGCCTCGGCCCGTCTCGAACGGTACGAGGACGCCCGCGTCCACATCCGGCACTCCCTCGACCTGTTCACCGAACTCGGCGACCCGCGCGGCCTCGCCCACGCCCACCGCAGCCACGGCTGGCTGCTCGACCGGCTCGGCGACCACGACGGAGCGCTGGACGCGGCCGGCCGGGCACTCGTCCTCTACCGGGCCGTCGGTGACCATGTCGCGGAGACCAGCGCCCTGCACGCCCTGGGCTGCACCCACGCGCTCCGGGGCGACCACCGCCGCGCCGCCGCTCACTTCGAGGAGGCCCTGACCGGACTCGACGGCCTGGACGGGACCCGCTACGCCGAGGCCGGCACCTGGGACAGCCTCGGCATCGCCCGCCACCACCTGGGCGAACACCAACAGGCCATCGCCTGCTACCAGTGCGCGCTACGGCTCTACCGCGAGGTCGGCGACACCTTCAGCGAGGCCGGGACGCTGCGCCACCTCGGCGACACCTACCTCACCACCGGCGACCCCGGCGCCGCCCGCACCGTCTGGGAACGCGCCCTGCACCTGCTGGCCCCGACCGACCCCACGGCCGCGGCGGAACTGCGCGCCAGGATCCTCGCTCTGGGGGACGAGGTGTCCGCGCCGAGGATCGGCGCGGTCCCCGAACCGCATCCGCCGGCCACGACCTAGGGGCGCAACCGTTTCAGCAACTCCTCTGCGGCATCCAGGAGTTGACCGGGTGTGCTGGTGGTCTGCTGGAAGTCGACCAGCGCCTCCACCTCGCCGATGCCCGCCTCGGCCGTACCGAGAAGGTAGTCGGCGATCTGTGCGACGGTGCCCTCGTTCGGGACCCGGTCCGCGGGCGCCGGGGTGTCGGTCAGGCGGGCGTTGACGCGGATGACCGTGCGCAGCGCGTCCGCATCCCGGCCGGCTGTGTCCGCCGCCCGGCGCACGGTCTCCCACATGCCGGTGAGCGCGGGGACCGGCAGCCCGGCCGACAGCCAGCCGTCGCCACGCCGGCCGATCCGCTCCAGGGCGCCCGGCGAGAATCCGCCGAACAGCAGCGGTGGGCGCGGCCGTTGGACCGGCTTGGGCTCGATGCTCGACGGCGGGATGGCCCACCGCGTGCCGTCGTGACACACCTCGGCGCTGCCCCAGATGGTCTCCGCCGCGTCCAGCCACTGCTCCAGTTGCTCCCCACGCCGCTCCCACGGCACACCGGCCGCCCGGTACTCGTCGCGCATCCAGCCGAGGCCGATGCCGACGTCGAGGCGTCCGTGGCTGACGACGTCCAGCGAGGTGAGCGTGCGGGCGAGGAGGATCGGCGCGTACCACAGGGCGTTGAGCGTGCTGGTGCCGAGCCGCACCCGCTCGGTGACCGCGGCGGCCAGCGTCAGCACGGTGAGCGGATCCAGGAACGTGCGGTACTCCTCCGGCATCGTGCCGTCCCCGCCCGGATAGGGGTCTTTCGGGTGACGCGGGGTGAGGATGCGGTCGGCGGTCCAGAGACTGTCGTACCCCAACTCCTCGGCGGCACGGGCGACTTCGGTCACCGCCTCGGGCGTGGCGAAGGCACCGTACTGAGGTACGGCGAGACCTGTACGCATGGGGGTTCCCCTCTCTTCTCCTGGCTCCGTCGCAGGAGGGGCGCCCACGCTAGGCCGCGCTTGTGGGCGTGAAGTGACCGCTCGCCCGGCCCGGACCGAACGCCCCGGACCCCGGGCACATCGGGCGCACTTTCCTTCCACCACGGCCTGCCAGGCTCCGGCCCACCGTCACCCGCGACACGGGTGACACCCGACGGATCCGAGGCGTGCGACACCCGATGAACAGCACGGCACCATCGACCACACCGACCGGAGACACCCGGGCGGCCACACACGGCGGCTCACGGATGGGACACCGCCTGACCGCCTTCCTGACGACCTGTCTCCTGATGTGCGGCCTGCTCGTCCTGTCCGGCGGGACAGGACGAGCAGGCCGACCCCGACAGCCATCGGCCGGCCACCTGGAACATGTGCAGATCCGGTGCGGACAACGGCTGGGCCCTTGCCTGGCAGTTGGCCCAGACCCAGGACGTCGTCGTCGCCCTTCAGGAAGTACCCGCGGCTCCCCCGGCCGGCGTGACACACCTGTGGACCAGGGGAAGAATCGACGCCTACGCCTGGGACCAGGGTCGCGCCGGCCTCCGCTACCTCACCATCCTGAACGGCGACCGGCCCACCGTTCTGCGCATCGCGATGACAACCACCTGGGAACCGGCCCCGGCCGACGTGTTCGACGTCACCAATCCGCGCGGTGAGCGCAACATCCTCGCCGTGGCGAACCGGGACGACGACATCCTGTTCGCCTCCTCCCACGCGCTCAGCGGCGGCGGCTGGGACGTGCGGTTCATGGTGCCCGCGGTCCGGGCGAGAGCGAATGCGGCGGGCATCCGCAACTGGGCGCTGCTCGCCGACTTCAACCGGGATCCCACGGTCACGCGCGGCATCGCCGCACAGAACGAAGCCCACATCTACAACACCGGCAGAGCCACCCGCGAATCGGGCACCGAGCTCGACTACATGGTCTCCAACGTCGACACCGACAACTGGCACGGCACCGTGCTCCCCAACGGCGCCAGCGACCACTGGCCGGTGGCCTTCCGGGGACTGCGCGCCGGTGGTGAGGCGCAGGAGGTGACGATCCACCCGGACACCCCCGACCCGGTCGTCCTCGACGTCGCGGGCGAGGCCACGGGCAACGGTTCGCACCTGATCACGTACCACCAGACCGGCGGAGCCAACCAGCGTTGGCGCATCACGCCGACCGGGGGCCGCGCCGCTGAACCACATCGTCAGTACCCAGAGCGGCAAGTGCCTCGACGTGGACCGGGGACAGTCGTCCAGCGGCGGCGAGCTGATGAACATCTGGGACTGCCACGGTGCGGACGGCTCCCCCACTCCGGGCGGCCCCCAGCGCGACACCCAGGGCTTCGTCCTGGAGCACCCGGACCCGTTGATGCCCGACGTGACGATGCTGCGTGACATCGGCACCGGCTTCTACGTCGATCTCCGCCGCCCCGACGAGGGCACGATGCCCCACCAGTGGCTGCGCCTGAACTCACGTCAGTTCTCGAACGAACTCTTCTATCTCGACCCCGTCATCTCGTGACCGGGGCCGGGCCGAACGCACTGCCCGTTCGTGCAGGCACTCCGACCACCAGTCCTCGCAGCCCGTGCCCACAGCGTGCCCGTAAGACCGGACAGTCACGGTCGACGCCCCTTTCTGGACAGCCCCTCCGGCCAGGTCCTCATCTGCAACCGATCCTCGATCCCGTCCACCATGCGCCTCTGCCGATGCTGCCGCCGACCACGCGACCGAGGACACCGCCCACAATGCCGCTGACCACTGGGCCGACCGACGCGCCGACAAAGCCGGCTCCCGCCCCGATCTCGGTGCTCTAGCCCGCGTCGGCGAGGCCGCCCGCCAGGCGGGCAACGTCCTGGATGGCCGTCTGAGTCTCTTGGAGCGGCCGCCGCATCCTGGACGTCGTAGGCAACGGTGGCAGCGATCAGCAGCCTTACTGCCAGCCTTTCAGATTGATGGCTTCCGCGGCGCCTACGGGCTCGTCTGTGCTCGACTGCGGCAGCGCACGACGAGGGGGCCGGGGTGCTGCCGAAGTCCAAGGTCCATCTGTACCCGGCGATCCGCCGCGATTCGCGTCAGGGCCTGTCGAACCGTGCTCTTCAGCGGAAGTACGGCGTGGAGTTCTTGACGGTGCAGAAGGCGTTGCCGTCGGCCTGGCCGGAGCCGAGGAAGCAGCTTCCACCGAGGGCGACCCGGCTGGATCCGTTCAAGCCGTTGATCGACCAGATGCTGCCGCCGGGCACGAGACAGGTCGGCATGCCAGTGACTCGTCGGCGATTCTGGGGGTGTGAGCCGGCCTCTATGGTCGCTTTGTCGGGACTGGCTGAAGCGTGGGCCAGCGAGCGAGCATTCGTTGGCGCATAACGGTGCTGAGGCTGCTCACGCCGCCAAGACAGGTGTGATCGGCCGTCATCTGGCCTACGACACCGAGCCGGTGGACGAGCCGTTGCCGGGCGGTCGCGGTGCCCCACTTCCAGTCCCGGTGCGGAATTCGGGCCAGGTGATCAGTGCTTTCGCGGCGTGCCCGCTCAACCAGCGCGTCGCCGCGGAGCAGCCATCCGGCGCATGCGTCCGCGAGTCCGTCTTGGGCATCGGAGCCGGTCAGGGTGCGCCACTCGTTGCGGTATGCGCTCTCCGCCCGTTCCAGTAGCGGCTCCGACGCTGAAGTGACACACCAGCAGGTCGGAAATCCGATGCGCAGGTAGGCGAGCTCCATCAAGCCGCTGCCCAGTGACGCTTGCTCGAAGTCGATGAATCGGATCCCCGTGGCGGTGTGGAGATCGTTACCGGGACAAGGATCCCCGTGGAGAAGGGCATGCCCGGATGCTTGGCCGAGCCGGTTCACGAGGTCATGAAGTTCGCCGGACACGCCCGAGGTGACAGGAAGCTCCAAAGCCTCGGCCAGCCGCAGGAAAGACTCGATATCGGCCTGGTTCGGGCCCTGCCACCGGGGAAGTACCCCACCGTCCTCCGGCCGGGCGGTGGCATGCAGCCGTGCCAACGCGGTTGCATAGCCGACGATCCAGTCGCCGGCCGGGCGTCGGTGATCCAGGTGCTCCAGCACCAAGACCCGCTCGCCGGGATCGGTGGCCAGCAACACGGGCACTACCGGAATTTCAGCTCGGGCGGCGAGCCGCAGGGCGGCCACCTCGCGGGCGTATCGCTCGTCGGCATCAGGACCGTCGACGATCTGCTTCACCACCGCCGTTGCCTCCGGCAACTCGACGCGCCACACGCGTGAGCGAGGGCTGCTGTCCAGTCTGCGAGAGCGCCTGGGCGATCCCAGATGGGCCCGTAACTCATCCCCGAATGGCAGTCGCAACCACATGCGCTCATCCTTCCACGGAGCCGAACGAGCGTGCGGCTACTGCGCACAACTGGCCGTCCTGCTCCATGCCGCCGAGGACCGCGAACTCGCAGGGCGGGCGGGGAGACATCTGGGACTGCCTCCGGGGCGCTGCCAGTTCTCATCAACATTCCTGGACAGCTCGATCACGAAGCGGTGCTGGCCACGATCAACAATCGCTCTCCGTTCTCACCTACGAAGCCACGCGGAGGAGACGGTCGTGACACCGGCGCAGTTGGGCGAGTCGGGGTTCTGCCAGACGGTGTCCGCGGCGCGGGTGATGGTCGCGCCGCGGGCCCGGTAGAGCCCACCGGTGTTGTTCAGCAGTGTGACGTTCTGCAGATTCGCCTCGGCGTTGTTGTAGATGCCGCCGCCGGCTTGGCCTGCCCTGTTGTCGGTCAGCGAGGAGTCCGTCACCGCGAGGCAAGCGGCGAAACGGGCGAGGCCACCCCCGGCTGCGACGGCGGTAGGACCGGAAGATCTGAACCAATACCGGGATTCAGGCCGCGACGAGCTCCTGCTCGCGGTCCGGTGTCTTGACCTGGGGCTTCTTGTTCGGCAGTGAGAGCCGGAAGACCTTGTGCCACGCGGAGAACACCTGCTTGGGCAGTGGCCCGGTGACGTACTCCAGCTCGTACTTCTCGAACAGCGCGCGCACCTTCACCGCGACCTCGGCGTACCGGTTGCTCGGCAGGTCCGGGAACAGGTGGTGCTCGATCTGGTGGGAGAGGTTGCCGGTCATGAAGTGCATGGCCTTGCTGCCGCTGATGTTCGCCGAGCCCATCATCTGGCGCAGGTACCACTGGCCGCGCGTCTCGCCCTTGATCGACCGGCGCTCGAAGACCTGCACGCCCTCGGGGAAGTGCCCGCACATGATCACCGAGTGGGTCCAGACGTTGCGGACCAGGTTCGCGGTGAACGTGGCGGCGAGCGTGGGGAGGAACGACGGCCCCGACAGCAGCGGGTGGATGACGTAGTCCTTGAGCACCTGCTTGCGGATCTTGCGGCCCACGGCCTTGGCCCGCTCGCGGAATTCCGGGTTCTTGCGGCGGCGCTTTTGCAGGTTCTTGCCGAGTTCCAGGTCGTACGCCGCGATGCCGTACTCGAAGAAGCAGGCGTTGATGAAGTTCCACAGCGGCTGGCCGAGGTGGAACGGGTGCCACCTCTGGTCCTCGTCGACGCGCATGATGCCGTAGCCGAGGTCGTTGTCCTTGCCGATCACGTTGGTGTACGTGTGGTGCAGCTCGTTGTGCGAGTGCTTCCACTGCTCGGACGGCGAGACGTGGTCCCACTCCCAGGTGGTGGAGTGGATCTTCGGGTCGCGCATCCAGTCCCACTGGCCGTGCAGGATGTTGTGGCCGATCTCCATGTTGTCCATGATCTTCGCCACGGACAGACCGGCGGTGCCGAGCACCCACGCGGGAGGGAAGAGCGAGAACAGCAGCACGCCCCTGCTGGCCAGCTCGAGCTTGCGCTGCGCCGAGATGACCTTGCGGATGTAGGCGGCGTCTTTCTCGCCGCGGCCGGCGATCACCTCGTCGCGGATCGCGTCGAGCTCGCGGCCGAGCTCCTCGATCTGCGCTGCGGTCAGGTGGGCGGTGGGGTCGGTGGCGGTCAAGGTGCTCCTACCGTTCGATGTCGCAGGGGCCCGCGGCGGCGGACACGCAGGTCTGGATGAGGACGCCCGGCTCGGCCTCGGTGATCTCGCCGGTGCGCAGGTCGCGGACGGCGCCCGCCTTGAGCGGCGTGACGCAGCCGAAGCAGATGCCCATGCGGCAACCGGAAGGCATGAGCACGCCGGCCTCCTCGCCGATGTCCAGCAACGGCGTGGCGCCGTCCGCGTCGACGGTCTTGCCGGTGGCGCTGAACGTGACCTCGCCGCCGTCGCCGGTGACGACGATGCTGGGGCGGAAGCGTTCGGTGTGCAGGCGCTCTTGTACGCCGTGCTCGCTCCAGTGCTCCTCGGCGGCGTCGAGCAGGCCTGCGGGCCCGCAGGCCCAGGTCTCGCGCTCGGCCCAGTCGGGCACGAGTTCGTCGAGACGGGCGATGTCGAGCTTGCCGTCCGTGTCGGTGTGCACCTCGGTGAGCCGCAGCTTCTTGTCCGCGACCAGGTCGTGCAGTTCGCTGCGGAAGATCACGTCCTGCGGCTGTGGCGCGCAGTGGACCATGACGACGTCGTCGAACTCGGTGTCGCGCAGCATGCCCATCACGGGCGTGATGCCACTGCCGGCCGTCAGGTAGAGCACCTTGGCGGGCTTGGTCTGCGGCAGCACGAAGTCACCGGTCGGCTGGTCGAGTTGGATCAGCGTGCCCGGTTTCGCGCTGCGGACCAGGTGGTTGCTGACCTTGCCGTCCGGGATCGCCTTCACGGTGATCGTGACGCGGCCGTCCTGGCGGTCTGTCGGCGAGGTGAGGGAGTAGGCACGCCACAGGCGCACCCCGTCGACGTCGACCCCGATCCGCACATATTGACCGGCCGTGTGGCCGCGCCAGCCCCGTCCCGGTCTGATC from Streptomyces sp. NBC_01478 includes the following:
- a CDS encoding fatty acid desaturase family protein; amino-acid sequence: MTATDPTAHLTAAQIEELGRELDAIRDEVIAGRGEKDAAYIRKVISAQRKLELASRGVLLFSLFPPAWVLGTAGLSVAKIMDNMEIGHNILHGQWDWMRDPKIHSTTWEWDHVSPSEQWKHSHNELHHTYTNVIGKDNDLGYGIMRVDEDQRWHPFHLGQPLWNFINACFFEYGIAAYDLELGKNLQKRRRKNPEFRERAKAVGRKIRKQVLKDYVIHPLLSGPSFLPTLAATFTANLVRNVWTHSVIMCGHFPEGVQVFERRSIKGETRGQWYLRQMMGSANISGSKAMHFMTGNLSHQIEHHLFPDLPSNRYAEVAVKVRALFEKYELEYVTGPLPKQVFSAWHKVFRLSLPNKKPQVKTPDREQELVAA
- a CDS encoding AfsR/SARP family transcriptional regulator; this encodes MATTVTMRFAVLGPVRVWRDGGEVPLGAAQQRLLLALLMAHAGRPVAMEEMQLALWGEAPPGSPANAVYRHVGVVRRLLEPELPMRATGRWLVRDAGGYRLNASPETLDVLRFRELVRRAREAGGAEAAVPLYLEALNLRTGTVATGVPVEARSHPAFNALEREHLGVVKEAADAGAGAVGQLLAVLHRAAAEHPLDELLQAHLVRALAATGQRAAALDTWQRVRTVLASELGVEPGSELRAVQKEVLREGAPAKPAAPGSSAPTGAKPARLSVVPDAPARRPAPDPFVRPTQLPSELGAFTGRRAELAQLAELSAKEAPGMRIAAISGMGGIGKTTLAVRWAHRVAHRFPDGQLYVNLRGFDPGGAATDPGEALRGFLEALGVPPQRMPTGTDAQTGLYRSLLARRRVLILLDNALDSEQVRPLLPGSPGCLVVVTSRDRLFGLVTAEGAHPLALDRLSLAEARESLVRRLGADRVSAEPDAVAEIIARCGGLPLALAVVATRAATRPAFPLASIAADLREARDSLDAFADPDPAGDVRAVLSWSYRTLSPGAARLLRLLSLHPRPDVTMPAAAAVAAAAPEETRRLLAELVRAHLLTEHTPGRYTCHNLLRTYAMERAARDEGPAERDAAVRRLLDHHLHTAHAAGRLYSPWWTASSLTEAADGARPESIADDGQALRWYTAQRRVLHALAATAAQHGHDGHLWRLAWTLERFMDRQGHWHESAALQRAGLDAAVRDGHRTAQAHLHRGLARASARLERYEDARVHIRHSLDLFTELGDPRGLAHAHRSHGWLLDRLGDHDGALDAAGRALVLYRAVGDHVAETSALHALGCTHALRGDHRRAAAHFEEALTGLDGLDGTRYAEAGTWDSLGIARHHLGEHQQAIACYQCALRLYREVGDTFSEAGTLRHLGDTYLTTGDPGAARTVWERALHLLAPTDPTAAAELRARILALGDEVSAPRIGAVPEPHPPATT
- a CDS encoding phosphotransferase, whose translation is MWLRLPFGDELRAHLGSPRRSRRLDSSPRSRVWRVELPEATAVVKQIVDGPDADERYAREVAALRLAARAEIPVVPVLLATDPGERVLVLEHLDHRRPAGDWIVGYATALARLHATARPEDGGVLPRWQGPNQADIESFLRLAEALELPVTSGVSGELHDLVNRLGQASGHALLHGDPCPGNDLHTATGIRFIDFEQASLGSGLMELAYLRIGFPTCWCVTSASEPLLERAESAYRNEWRTLTGSDAQDGLADACAGWLLRGDALVERARRESTDHLARIPHRDWKWGTATARQRLVHRLGVVGQMTADHTCLGGVSSLSTVMRQRMLARWPTLQPVPTKRP
- a CDS encoding ferredoxin reductase, with the protein product MTSTALRTRAWKLLEMVTTPLLPSDYLDLVSPLRAGADLRGRIEAVHPETGDAATIVIRPGRGWRGHTAGQYVRIGVDVDGVRLWRAYSLTSPTDRQDGRVTITVKAIPDGKVSNHLVRSAKPGTLIQLDQPTGDFVLPQTKPAKVLYLTAGSGITPVMGMLRDTEFDDVVMVHCAPQPQDVIFRSELHDLVADKKLRLTEVHTDTDGKLDIARLDELVPDWAERETWACGPAGLLDAAEEHWSEHGVQERLHTERFRPSIVVTGDGGEVTFSATGKTVDADGATPLLDIGEEAGVLMPSGCRMGICFGCVTPLKAGAVRDLRTGEITEAEPGVLIQTCVSAAAGPCDIER
- a CDS encoding TIGR03619 family F420-dependent LLM class oxidoreductase, translating into MRTGLAVPQYGAFATPEAVTEVARAAEELGYDSLWTADRILTPRHPKDPYPGGDGTMPEEYRTFLDPLTVLTLAAAVTERVRLGTSTLNALWYAPILLARTLTSLDVVSHGRLDVGIGLGWMRDEYRAAGVPWERRGEQLEQWLDAAETIWGSAEVCHDGTRWAIPPSSIEPKPVQRPRPPLLFGGFSPGALERIGRRGDGWLSAGLPVPALTGMWETVRRAADTAGRDADALRTVIRVNARLTDTPAPADRVPNEGTVAQIADYLLGTAEAGIGEVEALVDFQQTTSTPGQLLDAAEELLKRLRP
- a CDS encoding alpha/beta fold hydrolase, translating into MTYSVINGNQLFHTDEGPTGDRAGETLLLVHGATCDSHDWSAQIGAFAARHRVIAPDLRGHGRSSGLSGGQRPREFAADLVELIDDIDAGPVVVVGHSLGGLVGSVLAVEHPSLVRAVVTVDPSYGFEAQFAPQLATAFRVPDPVASAAAILGGLENTATAGPEADALRVWHRRRILGMDPMTVRDVFHGLFDESAVALTVRPGVETYLARRACPVLSLSASASLKAKGIDGDWEESLSPHPYSASVVLDGVGHWLFQERPAEFNALVLGWIDGLPAA